A part of Setaria viridis chromosome 8, Setaria_viridis_v4.0, whole genome shotgun sequence genomic DNA contains:
- the LOC117834500 gene encoding F-box/LRR-repeat protein 25, with the protein MGEDRRRCSGSEDRISGLPDELLHAILVRLYSTRAAARSSVLSRRWRHVWAHLPELFLGGSRDAPPPLASLPDAVDAALAAYSATAALLERLHITLRRGDGGHPVQASRAASWLRFASRHVVGELRLFVPAPGVDGEEEEVLELPACPRAKSVRLTIHDSWRLRPQPAGLFAALTSLRIDYGRMEASELTDLVCKRCPQLRDLNLSVDLVDVSDVSVLSDSLQSLLFFVLNIRRLEVVAPRSIRNVSKLKALV; encoded by the exons ATGGGTGAagaccgccgccgctgctccggcaGCGAGGACCGCATCAGCGGCCTCCCCGACGAGCTGCTGCACGCCATCCTCGTCCGCCTCTactccacccgcgccgccgcgcgcagcaGCGTGctctcccgccgctggcgccacGTATGGGCCCACCTCCCCGAGCTCTTCCTCGGCGGCAGccgcgacgcgccgccgccgctggcgtcgCTCCCGgacgccgtcgacgccgcgctAGCCGCCTACTCCGCCACGGCGGCGCTGTTAGAGCGCCTCCACATCACGCTGcgacgcggcgacggcgggcacCCCGTCCAGGCCAGCCGCGCCGCATCGTGGCTGCGCTTCGCCTCGCGGCACGTGGTGGGCGAACTCCGTCTCTTTGTGCCGGCGCCGGGAGTCgatggggaagaggaggaggttcTCGAGCTCCCCGCGTGCCCCCGAGCGAAAAGTGTCAGGCTTACCATCCATGATTCATGGCGGCTCCGGCCACAGCCGGCCGGTTTGTTCGCCGCGCTGACCTCCCTGAGGATAGATTATGGCCGCATGGAAGCCAGCGAGCTCACAGACCTAGTGTGCAAGCGTTGCCCGCAGCTCAGGGATCTGAACCTTTCCGTCGATCTGGTTGATGTCTCCGACGTTTCTGTGCTCTCTGACTCACTGCAGTCGCTGCTGTTCTTCGTCCTAAACATACGGCGGCTAGAGGTCGTCGCGCCAAG GTCTATTCGAAATGTCAGCAAGCTTAAAGCATTGGTTTAG
- the LOC117866173 gene encoding serpin-Z2A — MEDEARPRKKVRRTARSGLTPFALRLAKQLSDGVGSGNNLVFSPLSIYRALALVAAGAGGETLDEFLALLGAASRDELAEFARGMPAASALADDDRSGSSGGPIVAFTCGVWYQNTVALKPAYRAAAVESYKAKMRAANFLEKVKKVRKEINKWVSKATNELITSILPKGSVHSETALVLANAIYFKGTWSTPFVKERTVDKEFHRLDGSCVRAPFMHSTEDQFIKEHDGFKVLKLPYRNSSASAWYDVDDDWGYEQQSDERPRFSMCIFLPDARDGLPGLVDKMASSSCSFQLRGRHLPTRRVKVGKFWLPKFKLSYSSQMNEVLKAMGLEAVFSPHEADLSNMVEDDDELYMDHVFHKAVVKVDEEGTEAEASTACTIRKVALHWSPVTMDFIADHPFVFLVVEEASGAVVFMGQVLDPTRSE, encoded by the exons ATGGAAGACGAGGCGAGGCCACGCAAGAAGGTGCGCCGGACCGCAAGGTCCGGCCTGACGCCGTTCGCGCTCCGCCTGGCGAAGCAGCTCTCCGATGGCGTCGGCAGCGGCAACAACCTCGTCTTCTCGCCACTGTCCATCTACAGGGCTCTCGCCCTCGTGGCGGCTGGGGCAGGGGGCGAGACCCTAGATGAGTTCCTCGCCCTGCTCGGCGCGGCGTCGCGCGACGAGCTCGCCGAGTTCGCCCGCGGCATGCCAGCAGCAAGCGCCCTTGCGGACGACGACAGATCCGGTTCGTCGGGCGGGCCGATCGTCGCCTTCACCTGCGGAGTCTGGTACCAGAACACGGTGGCGTTGAAGCCGGCCTACCGCGCTGCCGCCGTGGAGTCCTATAAGGCCAAGATGCGCGCCGCCAATTTCCTTGAAAAGGTCA AGAAAGTAAGAAAGGAAATAAACAAGTGGGTATCGAAGGCCACGAATGAGCTCATCACCTCAATCCTTCCTAAAGGTTCTGTGCACTCTGAAACCGCGCTCGTGCTTGCAAACGCCATCTACTTCAAGGGTACCTGGTCCACACCCTTTGTGAAGGAGCGTACGGTAGACAAGGAATTCCACAGGCTTGACGGCAGCTGCGTGCGCGCTCCGTTCATGCACAGCACGGAGGATCAGTTCATCAAGGAGCACGATGGGTTCAAGGTGCTCAAGCTACCATACCGCAACTCATCAGCTTCAGCTTGGTACGACGTTGATGATGATTGGGGTTATGAACAACAGTCCGATGAGCGCCCGAGGTTCTCGATGTGCATCTTCCTTCCGGACGCCCGCGACGGCCTGCCCGGTCTCGTCGACAAGATGGCGTCCAGCTCCTGTAGCTTCCAGCTGCGAGGGCGCCACTTGCCCACGAGGCGTGTCAAGGTTGGCAAGTTCTGGCTACCCAAGTTCAAGCTTTCCTACTCCAGCCAAATGAATGAAGTGCTCAAGGCTATGGGTCTTGAAGCTGTTTTCTCACCACACGAGGCTGATCTGTCCAACATggtggaggatgacgatgagttGTATATGGATCATGTTTTTCACAAGGCGGTCGTCAAGGTGGACGAGGAAGGAACCGAGGCGGAAGCCTCCACCGCTTGCACCATTCGAAAAGTTGCATTACATTGGTCGCCTGTCACCATGGATTTCATCGCTGACCATCCTTTTGTGTTCCTCGTGGTGGAGGAGGCGTCTGGAGCAGTCGTCTTCATGGGACAGGTCCTGGACCCTACAAGATCAGAGTAG
- the LOC117866441 gene encoding uncharacterized protein → MGRRAEFVVLASLWVAALVLLNGVAAEGECGKVRCGMGACAESGDYAFGFACQCKPGWSRYHLGSVQFPFLPCVIPNCTINYKCQDDGPSPPPAPSPPAGLPPLTNFSIFDPCLMQYCGDGGACEKASDFAHRCRCRDGYTNLLNDTSYPCYRQCSLGSDCKGLGIDVINGSTPSMSPPAPFSFTVKRSGAGAAAVPAGGLLDLLLLISFLWLQAI, encoded by the exons ATGGGGCGGCGTGCCGAGTTCGTCGTGCTGGCGTCTCTCTGGGTCGCCGCCCTGGTGCTGCTCaacggggtggcggcggagggcgagtgTGGCAAGGTGAGGTGCGGCATGGGGGCGTGCGCCGAGTCCGGCGACTACGCCTTCGGCTTCGCGTGCCAGTGCAAGCCCGGGTGGAGCCGCTACCACCTCGGCAGCGTGCagttccccttcctcccctgcgTCATTCCAAACT GCACCATCAACTACAAGTGCCAGGACGACGggccatccccgccgccggctccctcaCCGCCGGCTGGGCTGCCGCCGCTGACCAACTTCTCCATTTTCGACC CGTGCCTGATGCAGTactgcggcgacggcggcgcctgCGAGAAGGCGTCGGACTTCGCCCACCGCTGCCGATGCCGCGACGGCTACACCAACCTCCTCAACGACACCTCCTACCCCTGCTACCGCCAGT GTTCGCTGGGGTCGGACTGCAAGGGTCTTGGGATCGACGTGATCAACGGGTCTACGCCGAgcatgtcgccgccggcgcccttctCCTTCACCGTCAAGAGGTCCGGCGCCGGAGCTGCCGCCGTGCCCGCTGGCGGGCTGCTCGATCTCCTCTTGCTGATCTCCTTTCTCTGGCTCCAGGCCATCTGA